In Balaenoptera acutorostrata chromosome 3, mBalAcu1.1, whole genome shotgun sequence, the genomic stretch cgtgcttcagtagttgtggcttgtgggctcggtagttatggctcacaggctctagagcgcaggctcagtagttgtggcacacgggcttagttgctccgtggcatgtgggatcttcctggaccagggctcaaacccgtgtcccctgcattggcaggcagattcttaaccactgcaccaccagggaagtcccccaagctCTCTTAATAGTGAGGGTGTATTCCTATAATAGGTGTGGTAATGCTAGGATTTGAAGAGAAGGAAGCATCTTTTtggccccctcctccaccccaagaAGCCAGAACCACAGAATAGGAAAAGTAGAAAATACCTTCCTGTGTGACCTGAGAACTGAGTCACAGCAGGGTGTGGCACTGTGGTTAGGGCTTTCAGAGAATTGGTGTTCCAAGTGAAATCAGCCATGCCTTTATATTCTTTTACAGGGAAGGTAGAAAATTTGAACTGTGTGTGACAACTGGGCTCCTTAGGAGCTATTTCGATGAGAAATCAGTGGGCCTGTGTATGTTTGCTACTTCTCACCAAACACTCTTGTTCTTATCCAAATGACATAGTTGTATTGCAAACAAGTTTTGGGAAGTCTTAGATTACACCATCTATTGCAAAGAAAAGGGTAGGGTGAGGAGAAAAACCACAAAGATGCCTCATCTAGTTGAACTAATAATGTAACCCCTAGCACGTGTAGGCTTTTCCTTGTTATCTCATTTCAATCCTTGTAACGACTGTGTGAGGTGGGACAAACTTAGAGACTGAACTTGGTTGGAGATCTTGACTCTTTTGGGAAGTTAGGGGCCAAAGGACAGGGATTCTTTCCTTCGCGTCTGTTGTGGCCACTTGACCCACTGTGGCCACCTCATCTCCTGTGCGCTCTGCTTTCAGCCTGGAGTAGCATGGAATGTGGTGTCTGGTTTGTTGAGGTTCCTTGTGAAACTCACCAGGATGCTAGCCCAGGTATGGGGCAGGGAGCTACACATCTGGACTGGTTAACTGGCAGAGCTGTAGTCACTAGCCCTTTAAATCCTTTCTGGAACAAGGTGGAGCATcaagaatttaaagaagaaagatcaCATATTCTGAAAAGCAATATTTTAGCCCCAGGGATTGTCGCTGTCTCTTCCTGTGGTTAGATATTGGAGTAGCTTGAAGTTTTGTCAGCATGTTAACAACAGATCTTTTTCTCAGAGAAGCTTAACAGTCTTGTTCTGAACGAGGGAAAGCGGTTATGTTGCAGTGACCCGTGAAGCCACAGGAACCCTCCTCTTACCTCTGCCCCCGCCTGTGCTGGAACCAGGCTGTCAGGGTGCCGTCAGCTGACAGTCTGCCCAAGAAAGCCTGAGTTGGCTCACCATGGTCTTGGAGGTGCTTGGAGGGTTGACGTGAGTTGGGTTCAGAGGGGCATACATTACTAAGCCTACCCTCAGCAAGTGGTACACTGTTCTTCGAGAAGTTCGGATGTGGCTGGAGAACCAATTAGCAGGAAACATAAATGGTGCTGCAAGTCATCTCAGTTACATGTCTTGAGCCAAACTTTTGGGCTTGTTTTGTATTGGGATTTTTTACTCAAGGATCACATTCATGCAAAGGCATCTATTAACATCACGTCTGTATCAGCTGATCTTGAGGTAAGCTCTGACATGTTAGATGGCCATGTCTGAAGTGACTGGCCTGGATGCCCAGGGTCACCTTCCATCCTCGAGCCCCTAGTGCCACTGTCCTTGGTCTTCCTCATCCATGGTCTTCACTGCCTCTGAGAACACCTCCTGTTGAACAGGAGAACAGAGTGGGGAGGAAGCGGGTGTCGAGAGGGTTGGTTGGAGCAGTCTTATGAGGGACTTTGAAGAAGTGAACTAGAACAAATAGGTGTACTTGTGtgatatgatttctttccctgaaGCACCAAACTTATTTTGGAGGCTGGGTCTAAGGAAGCAAAGAGCTGATTCTTAGATaccccaggacacatggttcttgAGGTTGTACAGCCTCTGGGAGTTAAATGCACTAAACAAAATTCAGACCCCTGCATTTTATTGGTGGTAGCCAGATGAGTTTACCTTATATAACAGTCTCTTCAAAGGTTATTACCCAAATCACATTTTAGGGATAAGAGAAATTCTGCTTACTTCAAATGACCTGAATTAACTGGCATTCCTTTCCTAGTTTAGACTTAGAGTAAAACTGCAACTGTTTTCAATAGGATGGTCTTCCAGGTACAACTCTGAGGTTCTAAGAATTAGCAGATGCCATCCTTTAAAATATTGGGAACTCCCTTTCTGTGGGATGAAATCTGCTGTGTACAATATTTGAGTCTATAACTTTTAAGAGCCACCAGTGTTCTCTCAGCACCAAATAAGAACTCAgagtctttgtttttctgcatgTTTCACTGACTTGTTATTCCTGACAAATCATAAACATTCATCCTATTCAAGGACAACTGTACACTAATAGACTCTTAGCTTTTCTCCAAGTCTAATATTCTGCCAGTGAGCTACCTGTGGCTTGGTAGACTCGCCCGTGTGTCAGCCCACCTCAAAACCCACCTCTGTTGACTTGCTGGGAGGCTTGGGAGCAGCTGCAGCTGCCTGTAAGTGGAAGTCAGAGCAGCAGAGAGAATGGGCTACCCTTATGCTATCAAAATGCCTGCTCACTCATTCTTTTGTGAGTCTCTAACCAAAGGAGGATTCAGGCTTGCTCTAAACAGTTGGAGCTATTTAACTTTGCTGAATTTCTTCCTCCAAAGTGGGTGGATAATCATACCAGCAGAGGAAGTAAGGATTAGTAGCTATTGTAAAGCATCTAGCTAGCACTGTGTGGTGTGTGGAGAAagacagttttgttccttttccttctttcctgtcaCTGGCTTCTTTCAAGGATTCACTGGTGATGAGGGCCCTGAAATAGAAGTGCTGCCCACAGATGCTGCTAACGTCAGATAGGGCTGTTTGGATTTCTTCCGGTTGCATCATTCTGTGGATGCACTTGTGTTCTTGTTCCACTCCAGTGGAACCTAAGAGGTTTATCAAGGCCAAAAGTAACAACCGGGCCTAAAACATCAGAGTAGTAGTCCGTGTATTTTTATTACCAGCACTGGGGAGAGAAGCAGTGAGGTGGTGCCAGTGTGTACAGAGCTTGACTTTTTCCCAcagcaaatgaaaaatgagagCCCTTTCCAGCCGGTTCCAAATCTGTTTGATATGAGAGCTTCCTTGGAAGTTTCAGGTTTATTTCATCCTACAATGccttctaaaagaggaaaaagcagCAATGAAATATTATGTCTCATCTGATTTAGACTTGCAGATGAGTTGACCTGAAGcacaaaaagtttgagaaagggACAGCTCTCTTCAGTATGACAGATATTCCATGTTataatgtttgcttttttcactATTATTCCAAGATTCTTTAAAATTACTGAGACCATTTATCTTTTGAACTAGAAGAACTTGCCATTGCACTCTGCTAAGGTAATTGCTTTATCATTACTCAGTTCATCCTGCTCGACAAAAAATTAACCTCCCATCAGCCTCTCTACTCCTCAAAAACCGGCCTACAGGTCGTAATTCATGTTCCCTATAACCTCCTTTCACTCCTTTAGCACTCATTGTCCCTAGTCCTTATTGGGAATTTAATGTGGAAATCAAAGAGCAGAGTTGGGAGTCATATAAGGTGGGCCACTCAGGGCCTCTCAAGGTATTGATCCCTTCAGGGGGTCTAGCCCTCAGCTCTGTGGGTCCAGGAACAGAAGTCTTGAAGTGTGCAGAGTTTATCAGGTTTTCAGACCCGGAGACTCGTGCTAACCATGATGTATAAGCCCAAATGCCCGTGCGTAGTTTCAGTGAGCAAGAGTCCTTCTGGCATCCACTGTCAGGAAGCCCTCTTGCTGGTATGAGGGCAACTGGGAAACTAAGTGAATAAGCAGAAGGCTGTTTGGTGAGCAAGGAATCAGAACGCACCATCCAGGCTGTGAATTAAGCTGGTGATTCACTCCACAGAGTTACATGTTTAATGACCAAAATACTTTTATGAAATTCAGTCTCTCTTCCATGGCGAGTGTTGCTGTAAGACTATCAAATTCTCTTAAGTTCCCTTTTTAAGCTTTCTGCAGCTTTATTCTGGTAAGTAAATAATAGCCCAGTTTGTACTGTTTTCTGTCGTACTTATCTAAGTCTACATCCTAGATTCCATGACTGGACTTAGTGTTCCCCAAGTTCTATCACTTAACCACCAGGTTGATCACTTTAATTCCCATGTATTTCTTATTGGTCatggaaggattaaatgagttagtcttcaaaaattaatattaacattattattcAATTAGATTATAAACCTTTTCTAATTATACACCTAATATAAAACGCCAGTCAAGCCATGGCGTCTTGCACCTAGAGATGCTGAGATAAACATGGATATGGAAGTTAAAACATCAAGTATAGGCACTGCCATTCAAATCTGTCCAGCTCAAGACTGTGTTGCAACAATGGCAAGACCTGATATTGACTTGAAAGTTaaagtttcatttctcttaaatCTAAAGCGTCCTTccattattttgagatttagtAAAGTACATAGTGATGTTACtcgtggcttttttctttttaagaagatttttatagatgttttattttttctcttggttCTCAGTGTCTTTGGCCTGTTTTCATATTCTCCTGCCTTCAGCACCTTTCCTTCTTATTTAGTCATCCAGATCTTGGTGGTGATCCCTTGGTTGGGTTTATGTTCCAGGCCATTGCTTCTCAAATCTCTACATTCTCTCAGAAGTTTGGCTTTGGATTGAGTTTGGGTTCAAGAGGTAAAGCTCAAACTGTACAATTTACATTCAAGATTGGTCTGTGCTAGTCTTAATACAAATCTTTAATACAAGTCTCTGCAAACATTCAGATGTCTATCCTGTGACCACTTGCCCCTCCCCTCAACATACCTGGATTCTAGTTTGAGAAACAGGCCCGTAAGAATACAATCTATGCTAACGTTCTGTTTGCTCAAATCCTTTGGTAGTGTTGGATTAGTTAGTCCTCACCCTAAATCCAACCATTTTATTGATATAAGTGGTTAAGATTGAAAGACTGGTACTTACACTAAAGATTAACATGTAGTGACTAATGTCGTAATTTGCTAGAATATGTGAACCCCGGGTGGGAACATATTACAGCTTACTGTCAGAATATACCACTAGttcattctgtttctttgttttaaagagaaGTCTGTGCCTTTACTAGCCGAACAGGCTACTCAAGGTGGATGAAGCAGGAGGAGTGGCTGGCTCTGTGCATCATAGGCTTGTAGGTGATAGAGAACTCGCCCAGGTAGTGGCCAATAATCTTGGGCTTGGTTTCCACCTGGGTGAAGGTCTTGCACGCCCACCACCTGGGCAGGATGATCTTCAGCACCTACGGCTTCTCTTCGGGCCGTGCCCCCAGGCTGGCCCTGCCCAGGTGCTTTTGCCACAGCCGCAGGGCACTGTGCAGCCACGGCACTGTGTCTGCGTGTCCAGTGCCTGGCCTAGGTGCTCACCAAAGCGGATGACCTTGCAGAAGGTCCGCTGCTGCTTCTGCTCCACTTCTGCCATCTTGTTGGCTCCTTGGagaggactcttttttttttttttaattttatttatttaggctgcgccaagtcttagttgcagcacgcgggatcatcgctgtggcatgtggactccttagttgcggcatgcatgcagaatctagttcccccaccagggatcgaacctgggccccctgcattgggagtgcggggtcttaccccctggaccaccagggaagtaccttgGAGAGGACTCTTCAGTTCTTAAAGTGTCAGAATCAAGAGGGAATCGTTGAGATGCAAATCACAGAGTCAAGAATACACACTTTGCGGCAGACGGCCTGAATTTGGATCCTGATTCTGGCACCTagcaactgtgtgaccttgggaccTTGCTTCAGTTCCCTCAGCTATAGAATGGCATACTATAGTTGCCTAATAGGATTGTTGTGAGTCTTAAGAATTTCTGTTGAGCAGTTGGAACAGTGTTTGGGATCTTGTAATAACTGTTAAAGCAtcctaaaattaagaaatatttaggtCCTTAGAttggccttttattttttaaaaaaagtttgtaatGTGAAAATTCCTAAGTATGTTTCTTTGTCCTAAATTAACAatacttaattttcttaaaatcctGCCAGTTCCTCTCggtattttattttcactctgtAACTCAGGGATATCTGAGGTCTTCCAAATTGCTACCAGTTTTGTGATTGTTAGGTTAAGTTAGTGAACATTTCTGGGCTTTACTTTCTAAAACCCAgcttctttatctgcaaaatggtgTTCCTAACAGGATCTACCCCACAGGATTGCTGGGAGGACTGAGAGAATCCTGCCACTGTCACGTGACGTTTTGAGTTACCATGACAATAAGTATGATGTGTACTTTGTCACAGTTATTATTTGTGGCCCAGGCCAGTAAGAGTTGTAATAACATATATTATAATTAATCTTGTCATCCCTGTTTCTAGGCTGCCACCTTAAAGACTTCGGAGACTTGAGTTTTACTCCAGTTCCCAAAGATGATCTCTATAATAACCTGATAGTGAATCCTCGCTCAGTGGGCCTTGCCAACCAGGAATTAGCGGAGGTGGTTAGTAGAGCAGTGTCAGGTGGCTACAGCTGTGTCACCGTGGGAGGAGACCACAGGTAAGCTGGGAGCCAGGGGTGGTGGAGGGGCTGGATTGCCTCAGCCCATCAATTAGCTtctttgtctcagtttcctcatttagagTAAAATACCCTTTCGAATTTTTAGGGTATAATGTGCATAGTATTTTCATGTCTAAGATCATGAACCACTGGAGAAAATATCACGTAGTGTAAGGACAAGTTCAGAGTTAAACTAAGCGAAGTTTTTAGACAGTATGTTTCATGCTTATTTCTTGGAAAGCTTTCTTAAAACTGTCTCATgactttcattttggttatttagGAGAATTGGAGGGATCTATTGATAGGCTgaatttgggcttttttttttaaagcatttctgcTAATAGGTTTGTTAGAAATGCCCCACTTGGCATGTGAATACATTCTCTACCCTCCACAGTATTGTATTAGCCTCCCTAGGTGGCTAATACATTACATCTTTCCTCTCACTGAATCAGCATGCACTTTATTGAGCACTGTTCTGATGAGTTCTCAAGCAGTGCTAAGGATTATGGGAAACTTGTGATCtattaggattaaatgaaataaatacacatggaatgaaaaatatattgaatCCTACATCTCAGAAGGAAGAGATCAGTCTGGGCTAGAGTAGTCAGATTTCACAGGGAAGTGTGATTTGAGCTCAGTAATGAAGATTTTTTTggtagaaagaaaaatggcattGAAGCACTAGGAATATCAAGCACTTCATACATATTCTcagttaatcctcaaaataatgcCATGAGGCAGATACAATTTTATCTAATTCACTGCTGGGTACACTGAGGGACAGAGGTTagataacttacccaaggtcttAGGGCCaggaagtagcagagctgggattcaagtcCACTGTGACCTCTATGGGCAATTAAATTTTCTTCTGAGATCCAATCTAGCAACTTCCCCTGAGGTACTCAGAGAGCTTCTCAGATCACTTAACGGAACTGCAAATGCAGGTAGGTTCCTCATCaggaataaaattttaagtagaaTAAGAAATAAGTCACAGGTTCTCTACCGAAATTGATTAAATAACCCAAGGGTGGATCTCTTGTCCCATAGCTCAGTGCTCAAAGTTCATTTATTGTCTCTCTTCTGGTCAGCGTACTATTTGGGGACTGCTTATTATTGTAATTATCATAATCCttggttttccttttgtttgtgtCTAGATTGCAGCTCTATCACTGCTCCCTGTTTCCTGTTCAGTGCTAAAACCTAGGCTGTCCGGAAGATTCTAGAAAGGAAGGGATGTGTGTATAACCTGAACAGctgttgaatattttaaaggaagaggCATTTTTAGGTCACTCAGCTCCCTTTAATAGTACAACATCCACTACTGCTTTAATCGTCAAACCAACTCTGACTTAAACAGGCTAAGATTATTTTCCCTATCTTATAGAACGGGAAACTGCAGTCTAGAGAAGTTAGATGACTTGCCCTATTTCACACATTTCTTCCTAGAAAGACCCCCAATATTCTGACTTAATCCAGTGCTTTTAGCGCCAGACCATGCTATCTCTCGAAAAAGTCCTATGTGGGACATGGAGCTTAAAATGCTACCTCAGGCTGTACTGATCAAGAAAGATGACTGTAGTTAGTTCCTAAGATGCTTAAGCTGCATTTCTCATCTATGTCAAATTCTTTGGTTCCTAGGAAGCTTGGGCAGCTTTCCAAGCACAATTTCATCAGCTATATTCCTACAGGTCAGACAGGACAGTTGGCTAATGCAAGCGGAGACCAAGGACAAGGAAAGCAAAACCCAGAAACACTTAATGATATTTGCATGCCATGCTAATGTATATAAGATAACATGGAAATAAACTTCTACTTTATTCAGTGGTCTAATGAGGTCTTTAATTGGGTTGCCCTGTTAACTTTGATGTCTTTAAAAACTTTGACTTCTTGTTTTAGGAAATATCACATAATCTTTCTAAACAGCTGTAATACTAATTTTTATCCTTAACAAGTTAATATAACTGATTCTTTAAAAGTAattagagggggcttccctggtggcgcagtggttgagaatctgcctgctaatgcaggggacacgggttcgagccctggtctgggaagatcccacatgccacggagcagctgggcccgtgagccacaactgctgagcctgcgcgtctggagcctgtgccccgcaacgggaggggccgcgatagagaaaggcccgcgcaccgcgatgaagagcggtccccgcaccgcgatgaagagtggcccccgcttgccgcaactggagaaagccctcgcacgaaccgaagacccaacacagccagaaataaataaaataaaaataaataaaaaaaaaaaaaaaaaaaaaaaaaaaaagtaattagatCTCCCTGGTCTCTCAAGAGGTATTAAGTAGTATTAGTGAGTTGTTACATACAGCCTATATCATTTAACAGGATTTCATCTGTTGAACAAATATTTTGGGTCCTTTTCTGGGCCAAGGCTAATGGATCCAATTAAAGGGATTTGGGGGCAGCAATGACACCTGTCACACTACAAGGATAACCAGTTGTCAGCTTTGAATCTTTAGAGCCTTCcatttctccctgtctctctctctctctctctctcttaaggCTCATCTTTGGGAACACAGTCCCAGGGACTCTGTCTCATCCAAATCTAGCCTCAATCTAGGGCCCTGACTTTGGCCTGAGGACAAAGTCTGAGCTGTGTTGGCTGAAGATATTTGTTAGTGATGCTTGCCAAGCGGAAGCCCTTTAATATTACTGTGTTTGTTCTTTGCAGCCTGGCAATCGGTACCATTAGTGGGCACGCCCGGCACTGCCCAGACCTTTGTGTGATCTGGGTTGATGCCCATGCTGACATCAATACACCCCTCACCACTTCATCTGGAAATCTCCATGGACAGCCAGTTTCATTTCTCCTCAAAGAACTACAGGACAAGGTTAGTGGGCTGAAATGAAGAGAACGTTGAGCAGCTTGCAAGGGTTATCCTGGGGCTCTGAGAGTCTAGTTCAGTAACATTTCTGTGAAGGATGGGTTTATGGTGGCTGTAGTAATGCTTACCACTCCTTCATTTGTTCATCAAACATTATTTTGGACCAGACAGTCTAGATGCTGGGGGCATAAAGATGACTAGGACATGGTCCCTGCTCTTAGGGGGGATCATAATCTCATAATAAAGGAATGTGGTGAGTGGGTAGTAACTCTAGTGATCTGATACACTTACTGCCGGAAGACTTCTTGGTAAGAACCTCCTAGGCCTCACTCTCAGACCCACTGGTCTAGAAGCCAAGTAAAACCATGATTACGTAATCTTTTCCCAGGCTGTTCAGAAGACAGACATGGGAGACCATGCTAGGCATAGACTAGAATCTGTGTATCCCTCCCCTCAGTGAGGGACCAAGTTACAGCAGGACAGTACAAAGGTTATTCACTAGGCAGAATTCACATTTTGGCTGTTGGGGACTTGAAACGTAACCCAGTTGCCATCTCAAGAACCAATCTGTAAACAATTCAGTAGCGTGCAAAGAGATGGAAAGGCCTAATCAGCAGTATTCCTGCTATTTAGGTAAATTAATGAGAAACCAAGGTCACCTTAAGagaaggtattttattcttcttcttcagCTGTGTTCTTCAGCTGCCCTTCTGAATCACTTCCACTTCTATCAGTTCCTTCCCAGATCAAGTGTGTCTGCTGCTTTACCCATATACTGTGGGTAAGAGGAAAAAGCACACTGGGAAGCACACGGGGACTATCTTGATAAGACCAAGAATCCTTGATGAATCCTGTTCATTCCTCTCTTCATAGGTCCCACAACTCCCAGGATTTTCCTGGATCAAACCTTGTATCTCTTCCCCAAGTATTGTATACATTGGACTAAGAGATGTGGACCCTCCTGAACAGTAAGTTGATACATTAGAGTTGAGCTTTGGGCCTGTCCTGGCCACTAATGTTCCACTTGATGGGTCGTTTCTTGCCTTAACCTGTTGTAGGTCACTATGAAGacaaccccccgccccccccccacatttGATTAAAAATGCTCTTTAAACTAAGGCTTCCTTCCTTTATATGTcaccagttttattttaaagaattatgatATCCAGTACTTTTCCATGAGAGACATAGATCGACTTGGTATCCAGAAGGTCATGGAACAGACATTTGATCTGCTGATTGGCAAGTAAGTAACTACAATGGATATCTACTTCTAGGTCCCAAAGGGAACAGGGCAGATTCTCAGTGGGCAGTACACTTTAGCCTGTCTCTTGAGGATAAtgacctttcttttaaaataaaagcaaaacatgtACATATAAAAAAATTCAGATAATTCAGAAAGGGAGAATATGAAATATAGGTCATATTTTTCTTCTGGGGTTGGGAGGGAAAACAGCTCTCATgaatttctctttccatttttaatgcTTACCTTTCGAGAGGAGAAGTATTCAACTGTCCTCTTCTTCCCAGCCTCACTACTGCTTCATCTGCAAGTTTGATATTAAGCAAATCTTGGTAGTGTAGAAAGATGGGAGATGAATACTAATCAAATGCTAGTTAAGAACATTTTCCCATTGctgagtcttcatttctgggTGATTAATTGCCACCTTGGTAGTATGCCATTTCTTAAGCTGTTAAGAAGTGCAAATAATTCACTGTATAGGTGTTTGCTGTATGTTAGCTTCAGCCATTGGACACCTGGGCTAAACAAGTTAGAAGCAGGAGATGGTAAGACTGCAAACATAAACTCAGAGTTAAGTTCAGAGCTGCTGTTATTCTCTCAGAGTATAACAGCAACTGCAACTGTAACCTAGATCAATCCAACTTAAACTAGAATCTGTCAGAACCCATGTCCTATGGACGTGAGGAATTCCCTCTATTGATAGTTCTTAATGTAAGAGGCTCTGATGCCCAGGGTAAatcagaaatacaaattggagTTAGTCTGTCTGAGGCACACAGAACAAAGGACAAAATTATGAAGTGTGTAGGCATCTAACATACTCAATGACTTCCAGAATAGGAAATCTGGAAATGTGCTATAGTAACAAAGTACTGGGATTAACAGCAACGAAATCAAGGAGTTGCAACTGTAGGAAGGATGAATGTCCAAGTACAGCCCAAATGACTGTTCTTATTCTACTCCTTTCAAGAAGACAAAGGCCA encodes the following:
- the ARG2 gene encoding arginase-2, mitochondrial isoform X2, which translates into the protein MSEKVKRKGVEYGPTAVREAGLMKRLSDLGCHLKDFGDLSFTPVPKDDLYNNLIVNPRSVGLANQELAEVVSRAVSGGYSCVTVGGDHSLAIGTISGHARHCPDLCVIWVDAHADINTPLTTSSGNLHGQPVSFLLKELQDKVPQLPGFSWIKPCISSPSIVYIGLRDVDPPEHFILKNYDIQYFSMRDIDRLGIQKVMEQTFDLLIGKRQRPIHLSFDIDAFDPTLAPATGTPVVGGLTYREGMYITEEIHNTGLLSALDLVEVNPRLAASEEEAKATASLAVDVIASSFGQTREGGHIVYDQLPTPSSPDESESEERVRI
- the ARG2 gene encoding arginase-2, mitochondrial isoform X1 is translated as MSLRSSLSLLLRTQARSVPKKSVHSVAVIGAPFSQGQKRKGVEYGPTAVREAGLMKRLSDLGCHLKDFGDLSFTPVPKDDLYNNLIVNPRSVGLANQELAEVVSRAVSGGYSCVTVGGDHSLAIGTISGHARHCPDLCVIWVDAHADINTPLTTSSGNLHGQPVSFLLKELQDKVPQLPGFSWIKPCISSPSIVYIGLRDVDPPEHFILKNYDIQYFSMRDIDRLGIQKVMEQTFDLLIGKRQRPIHLSFDIDAFDPTLAPATGTPVVGGLTYREGMYITEEIHNTGLLSALDLVEVNPRLAASEEEAKATASLAVDVIASSFGQTREGGHIVYDQLPTPSSPDESESEERVRI